The following proteins are co-located in the Massilia litorea genome:
- a CDS encoding HAD hydrolase-like protein: MRYRLAIFDFDGTLADSFPFFLSVFNRIADEHGFRRIDHAHVERLRHYGTREMMREVGMPAWKLPLAAASFKTLMRENAGQVRLFPQVDHVLRALARDNVKLTIVSSNAEDNVRQVLGPELSPLISQYECGMSIFGKTARIRKVLKRAAMAPDSALYIGDQTTDADAARRAGVAFAAVHWGYAPIEALRKVAPEHEFDLPASLAAIPTL, encoded by the coding sequence ATGCGCTACCGCCTCGCCATTTTCGATTTCGACGGCACCCTTGCCGATTCGTTTCCGTTCTTCCTCAGCGTTTTCAACCGGATCGCTGACGAGCACGGCTTTCGCCGCATCGACCATGCCCACGTCGAGCGCCTGCGCCACTATGGCACGCGCGAGATGATGCGCGAGGTCGGCATGCCGGCCTGGAAGCTGCCGCTGGCCGCCGCCAGCTTCAAGACCCTGATGCGCGAAAATGCGGGACAGGTGCGCCTGTTTCCGCAGGTCGATCATGTCCTGCGCGCGCTCGCGCGCGACAACGTCAAATTGACCATCGTCTCCTCGAACGCCGAGGACAACGTGCGGCAGGTGCTGGGGCCGGAACTGTCTCCCCTGATCAGCCAGTACGAATGCGGCATGTCGATTTTTGGGAAGACCGCACGCATCCGCAAGGTGTTAAAGCGCGCCGCCATGGCGCCCGACTCGGCCCTGTACATCGGCGACCAGACCACCGATGCCGACGCCGCGCGCCGCGCCGGCGTCGCCTTTGCAGCCGTGCACTGGGGCTACGCCCCGATCGAGGCGCTGCGCAAGGTCGCGCCCGAACACGAGTTCGACCTGCCCGCTTCGCTGGCGGCAATTCCCACGCTGTAA
- a CDS encoding MarR family winged helix-turn-helix transcriptional regulator has product MDAFDQTLIQLTAAMTQASRAYKSMADKVASQYSLSQATALPVLILGRLGQDGVRPGMLADALGLEPSSLVRVIDLLIDSGLVERHDDPQDRRARILQLTEDGKTRAAQMEEALIPFRRSVFAGVDPADIDTCLRVLTSIQCRIGKAESTGDKQG; this is encoded by the coding sequence ATGGACGCCTTCGACCAGACCCTGATCCAGCTCACCGCCGCCATGACGCAGGCTTCGCGCGCCTACAAATCGATGGCGGACAAGGTGGCGTCGCAGTACAGCCTGTCGCAGGCGACCGCGCTCCCGGTGCTGATCCTGGGACGCCTGGGCCAGGACGGCGTACGCCCCGGCATGCTGGCCGACGCCCTCGGCCTGGAGCCGTCGTCCCTGGTGCGCGTGATCGACCTGCTGATCGACAGCGGCCTGGTCGAACGTCATGACGACCCGCAAGACCGCCGCGCGCGCATCCTGCAATTGACCGAAGACGGCAAGACCCGCGCCGCCCAGATGGAAGAAGCGCTGATCCCCTTCCGCCGCAGCGTCTTCGCCGGTGTCGACCCGGCGGACATCGACACCTGTCTGCGCGTGCTGACCAGCATTCAATGCCGCATCGGCAAAGCGGAATCGACCGGCGACAAGCAGGGATGA
- a CDS encoding FUSC family protein, with protein sequence MKLPSKNEALFSLKSFAAAMLALYLAMRIGLPRPFWALMTAYIVAAPFAGPTRSKAVFRFGGTLLGALATVILVPLFANSPELLSLVLALWVGGCLYISLLDRTPRSYVLMLAGYTAGLIAFPAVNDPGTIFDIALARVEEILLGISCATVVHSLFFPQGFGPVLLARLDHALRDAQAWIADALAPATQAANISLDRRKLAGDITELRMMAVHLPFDTSHLRWTANAIHALQERLAAMVPLLSSIEDRLKALRGLGVSDARWRAVLAEITAWTGSRRDAAPPGTPAALRTAIDALTPAAERHADWGDLLQINLAARLRALVDVCVDAHALRRHIGAGTAGMLPEAAFDLANVKPQALHLDHGMALVSAAAAVIATLAGCAFWILTGWPSGAAVPMMAAVMSCFFATQDDPVPFIKGFLVWTIYSVPLSAFYLLAVLPAIHSFEMLVLACAPAFLVLGVLIARPATFGKAMPFMFGIAGTLALQDTNTADAASFINSTLAQLAGLALAVLVIGVFRSVGAGWTARRLLRAGWGELAKIGDGRQAPSLAEFSARMVDRIALLTPRLALAGPQQDLQASDALVDLRIGLNMTQLLSVRSELGRSQAALWALFEHLSQHFAARPASAPVEDARLLVSIDNALRSVSAAQASTARGDALASLAGIRRDLFPSAAPYEPSPAVLPLFDKEIR encoded by the coding sequence ATGAAGTTGCCCTCGAAAAACGAGGCCCTGTTCTCGCTTAAAAGTTTCGCGGCAGCGATGCTCGCGCTTTATCTCGCGATGCGCATCGGACTGCCGCGTCCGTTCTGGGCGCTGATGACGGCGTATATCGTCGCAGCGCCCTTCGCCGGCCCCACCCGCTCGAAGGCCGTGTTCCGCTTCGGCGGCACGCTGCTGGGCGCGCTGGCTACCGTGATCCTGGTGCCGCTGTTCGCCAATTCCCCGGAACTGCTGTCGCTGGTGCTGGCGCTGTGGGTCGGCGGCTGCCTGTACATTTCCCTGCTGGACCGCACGCCGCGTTCCTATGTGCTGATGCTGGCCGGCTATACCGCCGGATTGATCGCCTTCCCGGCCGTGAACGACCCCGGCACCATCTTCGACATCGCCCTGGCCCGGGTCGAGGAAATTTTGCTCGGCATTAGTTGCGCAACCGTCGTGCACTCGCTGTTCTTCCCGCAGGGCTTCGGCCCGGTGCTGCTGGCGCGCCTCGACCACGCCTTGCGCGACGCCCAGGCCTGGATCGCCGATGCGCTGGCCCCGGCCACGCAGGCCGCCAACATCTCGCTCGACCGCCGCAAGCTGGCCGGCGACATCACAGAACTGCGCATGATGGCCGTGCACCTGCCGTTCGACACTTCGCACCTGCGCTGGACCGCGAACGCGATCCACGCGCTGCAGGAACGCCTGGCCGCCATGGTGCCGCTGCTGTCCTCGATCGAAGACCGCTTGAAGGCCCTGCGCGGGCTGGGCGTCTCCGATGCACGCTGGCGCGCGGTGCTGGCCGAGATCACGGCCTGGACCGGCAGCCGGCGCGATGCTGCGCCGCCCGGCACGCCGGCCGCCCTGCGCACCGCGATCGACGCCCTGACGCCCGCCGCCGAGCGCCATGCCGACTGGGGCGACCTGCTGCAGATTAACCTGGCCGCCCGCCTGCGCGCGCTGGTCGACGTCTGCGTCGACGCCCACGCGCTGCGCCGCCATATCGGGGCCGGCACGGCCGGCATGCTGCCGGAAGCGGCTTTCGATCTGGCCAACGTGAAGCCGCAGGCGCTGCACCTGGACCACGGCATGGCCCTGGTGTCGGCGGCCGCCGCCGTCATCGCCACCTTGGCCGGCTGCGCCTTCTGGATCCTGACCGGCTGGCCCTCGGGCGCCGCGGTGCCGATGATGGCGGCGGTGATGTCCTGCTTCTTCGCGACCCAGGACGACCCGGTGCCATTCATTAAGGGCTTCCTGGTCTGGACCATTTATTCGGTGCCCCTGTCCGCCTTTTATCTGCTGGCGGTGCTGCCTGCAATTCACAGCTTCGAAATGCTGGTGCTGGCCTGCGCCCCCGCCTTCCTGGTGCTCGGCGTGCTGATCGCGCGCCCGGCGACCTTCGGCAAGGCGATGCCCTTCATGTTCGGCATCGCCGGCACGCTGGCCCTGCAGGACACGAACACGGCCGACGCCGCCTCGTTTATTAATTCGACGCTGGCCCAACTGGCCGGCCTGGCGCTGGCCGTGCTGGTGATCGGCGTGTTCCGCAGCGTCGGCGCCGGCTGGACCGCGCGCCGCCTGCTGCGTGCGGGCTGGGGAGAATTGGCAAAGATAGGAGACGGCCGCCAGGCGCCCTCGCTGGCGGAATTTTCCGCGCGCATGGTCGATCGCATCGCCCTGCTGACGCCGCGACTGGCGCTGGCCGGCCCCCAGCAGGATTTACAGGCGAGCGACGCCCTGGTCGACCTGCGCATCGGCCTGAACATGACGCAACTGCTGTCCGTACGCAGCGAGCTCGGCCGCAGCCAGGCGGCGCTGTGGGCCCTGTTCGAACATTTATCTCAACATTTCGCGGCACGCCCCGCCAGCGCCCCGGTGGAGGACGCGCGCCTGCTGGTGTCGATCGACAACGCCCTGCGCTCGGTCAGCGCGGCCCAGGCCTCGACTGCGCGCGGCGATGCGCTGGCCTCGCTGGCCGGCATCCGGCGCGACCTGTTCCCGTCGGCAGCACCCTACGAACCTTCACCCGCAGTACTCCCGCTTTTCGACAAGGAGATCCGATGA
- a CDS encoding DUF1656 domain-containing protein, whose product MIGEVSLYGMYFPPLLLLALLAYVVSRLCNKLLARTGFYKHVWHPALFDFSLFVIVLGSLVFIGSNWF is encoded by the coding sequence ATGATCGGCGAAGTCAGCCTCTACGGCATGTATTTCCCGCCGCTGCTATTGCTGGCCTTGCTTGCCTACGTGGTCTCGCGTTTGTGCAACAAGCTGCTGGCGCGCACCGGCTTTTATAAGCACGTGTGGCACCCGGCGCTGTTCGATTTTTCGCTGTTCGTGATCGTGCTCGGCAGCCTTGTTTTTATTGGATCCAACTGGTTTTAA
- a CDS encoding efflux RND transporter periplasmic adaptor subunit, whose amino-acid sequence MKFSPQAFTRVGITVLAAAGAIYAGWQLWRHYEIEPWTRDGRIKAYVVQVAPDVTGQVTRVYVHDNQQVKAGDLLFEVDRARFELALRQAEAAEDAAKVAVSQAEREARRNVQLGDLVAQEAREQGVSRVEQARAALAQAVVNRDTARLNLDRTRVVSVVSGSVTNLDLRAGAYVSASHPVMALVDRGSFYVEGYFEETKLAAIHLGDPVAVSLMGAKQQLTGHVESFAEGISDRDRTTGTNMLPNINPTFNWVRLAQRIPVRVALDPVPNNVRLVAGQTATVQVLPAPPKKVS is encoded by the coding sequence ATGAAATTCTCTCCTCAAGCATTCACGCGGGTCGGCATCACCGTCCTCGCCGCCGCCGGCGCCATCTATGCGGGCTGGCAGTTGTGGCGCCACTATGAAATCGAACCCTGGACCCGCGACGGCCGCATCAAGGCCTATGTCGTGCAGGTCGCGCCCGACGTCACGGGACAGGTGACCAGGGTCTACGTCCACGACAACCAGCAGGTAAAAGCCGGCGACCTGCTGTTCGAAGTCGACCGCGCCCGCTTCGAGCTGGCCCTGCGCCAGGCGGAAGCCGCCGAGGACGCGGCCAAAGTCGCCGTCAGCCAAGCCGAGCGCGAGGCACGCCGCAACGTCCAGCTGGGAGATCTGGTGGCGCAGGAAGCACGCGAACAAGGCGTATCTCGCGTCGAACAGGCACGCGCGGCGCTGGCGCAAGCTGTCGTCAACCGTGATACGGCGCGCCTGAACCTGGACCGCACGCGCGTGGTGTCGGTGGTCAGCGGCTCGGTGACGAACCTGGACCTGCGCGCCGGCGCGTACGTGAGCGCCAGCCATCCGGTGATGGCGCTGGTCGACCGCGGCTCGTTCTACGTCGAGGGCTATTTCGAGGAAACGAAACTGGCGGCGATCCACCTGGGCGATCCGGTCGCCGTCTCGCTGATGGGCGCGAAGCAGCAACTGACCGGCCATGTCGAAAGTTTTGCCGAGGGTATCTCCGACCGCGACCGCACGACCGGCACCAACATGCTGCCGAACATTAATCCGACGTTTAACTGGGTACGCCTGGCCCAGCGCATTCCGGTGCGCGTGGCGCTCGATCCGGTGCCGAACAATGTGCGCCTGGTGGCGGGACAGACGGCGACGGTGCAGGTGTTGCCGGCGCCACCGAAAAAGGTGTCGTGA
- a CDS encoding efflux transporter outer membrane subunit, whose translation MRARTLTSAALPLLLAACGTVVGPNYKLPEQAVIKRPDAAAPFIGASEKPFSQQPLPGQWWRLYRDSTLDALIDQAFTANTDLRVAAANLARAQAVVTEAEQLGRPGVDVSAAPAYGRASGAAMGVPHALPDHASYDAGLRVSYQLDLFGKIARAVEAANADSDSAQAASDLARVTVAAETTRAYAEACSNGQQIAIARQSVALQDRFVRSTAQRVKLGRGTALDNSRALGQLEQLRAAVPPLEAQRRGALYRLAVLTGETPAHFPQAVAGCEKVPQLATAIPVGDGAALLRRRPDIRQAERLLAASTARIGVATAELYPQISLGLSAGSTGALSGFGDANTWRYSLGPLISWSLPSTGTARMHIAQAEAGTAASLARFDGVVLNALRETETALSNYARELDRHAALKAARNQSALASSQASKLYRFGRTDFLTTLDAERTLASNEAAVAASSAKLASDQVTLFLALGGGWEGAAK comes from the coding sequence ATGCGCGCGCGCACTCTTACCTCGGCCGCGCTGCCGCTGTTGCTGGCGGCCTGCGGCACGGTAGTCGGCCCGAATTACAAGCTGCCTGAGCAGGCCGTCATCAAACGGCCCGATGCCGCTGCACCGTTCATCGGTGCCTCGGAAAAACCATTCAGCCAGCAGCCGCTGCCCGGGCAGTGGTGGCGCCTGTACCGTGACAGCACGCTCGACGCCCTGATCGACCAGGCGTTTACAGCCAACACCGACCTGCGCGTGGCGGCCGCCAACCTGGCGCGCGCCCAGGCCGTGGTGACGGAGGCCGAACAGCTCGGCCGGCCCGGCGTCGACGTCTCGGCTGCTCCCGCTTATGGTCGCGCCTCGGGCGCCGCCATGGGCGTACCGCACGCGCTGCCCGACCACGCCAGCTACGACGCCGGCCTGCGCGTGTCGTACCAGCTCGATTTATTTGGAAAAATCGCCCGCGCGGTGGAGGCGGCGAATGCCGATTCGGACAGCGCGCAGGCGGCCAGCGACCTGGCGCGCGTGACGGTGGCGGCGGAAACGACGCGCGCCTATGCCGAGGCCTGCTCAAACGGCCAGCAGATCGCGATCGCGCGCCAGTCGGTGGCCTTGCAGGACAGATTCGTCCGTTCCACCGCCCAGCGCGTGAAACTCGGACGCGGCACCGCACTCGACAACAGCCGCGCGCTCGGCCAGCTGGAACAATTGCGCGCCGCCGTACCGCCGCTCGAGGCCCAGCGCCGCGGCGCCCTGTACCGGCTGGCCGTGCTGACGGGAGAAACGCCCGCGCACTTCCCGCAGGCGGTGGCGGGGTGCGAGAAGGTGCCGCAGCTGGCTACTGCCATTCCGGTGGGCGATGGCGCCGCCCTGCTGCGCCGCCGTCCCGACATCCGCCAGGCCGAACGCCTGCTTGCGGCCAGCACGGCGCGCATCGGCGTGGCGACCGCCGAGCTGTATCCGCAGATCAGCCTGGGCCTGTCAGCCGGCAGTACGGGCGCCCTGTCCGGCTTCGGCGACGCCAATACCTGGCGCTACAGCCTGGGTCCGCTGATCTCGTGGTCGCTGCCGTCGACCGGCACGGCACGCATGCACATCGCCCAGGCCGAAGCGGGCACCGCTGCCTCGCTGGCGCGCTTCGACGGCGTCGTGCTGAACGCGCTGCGCGAAACGGAAACGGCGCTGAGCAACTATGCGCGCGAACTCGACCGTCACGCCGCGTTGAAAGCGGCGCGCAACCAGAGCGCGCTGGCATCCAGTCAGGCTTCTAAACTGTATCGGTTCGGCCGCACCGACTTTCTGACCACGCTCGACGCCGAGCGTACGCTGGCCTCGAACGAGGCGGCAGTGGCGGCGTCCAGCGCGAAGCTGGCGAGCGACCAGGTAACGCTGTTTCTGGCGCTGGGGGGTGGTTGGGAAGGAGCAGCCAAGTAA
- a CDS encoding xanthine dehydrogenase family protein molybdopterin-binding subunit: MTIIGAPINRTDGWAKVSGSARYSAEHPVAGLAHAYLVTSTIPSGRIKRIALDTEVPGVLLVMTHENVLQLPRETKAGKLAPPIGRVLSLLQDAEVHYNNQPVAVVVAETFEAAREAASRLRIEYETSPARLDFEEAKQHVHPPEKVLTQDTDTRRGNLQAGMLSGSTSIDLSYRTPVEHHNPIEPHATIAAWDGDHLTLYDSTQYMKGVQRTVASTLGIAPDNVTVLCPYVGGGFGCKGSVWSHVVLAAMAAKMVDRPVKLVLDRTHMFGPVGQRPVTDQRMRLAAMSDGRLTASAHDTIAYTSMIEDWIEPCGLMTRMMYASPNQETTHRLARMHLGTPTFMRAPGEASGSFALESSMDELAYELGIDPLQLRLQNYTERDPGKDLPFSSKSLRQCYDIGAERFGWSGRNPQPRSMRAGDKLVGWGMATATYPTNRSKGKASATLHPDGKAVFRSSTQDLGTGTYTVMTQIAADALGVPVERVSFELGNSQLPEAPVSGGSTTVASVGPAVQAAGHALRLKLVGIALGDERSPLFGALADEVDARDGELFLRADPSKRETMAAIVARQAGGPVEVEAGADPGDASKHYSMHAFGAVFVEVHVDELLGEVRVPRVVGVYGVGKLMNAKTGHSQLMGGIVGGLGMALFEETVFDARNGRAVNGNLAEYHVPVNADIGRIEVEVMEEDDPHVNPLGAKGIGEIGITGVAAAVANAVFHATGKRIRSLPITLDKLL; the protein is encoded by the coding sequence ATGACGATCATCGGCGCACCCATCAACCGCACCGACGGCTGGGCCAAGGTCAGCGGCAGCGCGCGTTATTCCGCCGAGCACCCTGTCGCCGGCCTGGCCCACGCTTATCTCGTGACCAGCACCATCCCGAGCGGACGCATCAAGCGCATCGCCCTCGACACCGAGGTGCCCGGCGTGCTGCTGGTCATGACCCACGAGAACGTCTTGCAACTGCCGCGCGAAACGAAAGCCGGCAAACTAGCTCCGCCGATCGGGCGGGTGCTCTCGCTGCTGCAGGATGCCGAGGTCCACTACAACAACCAGCCCGTTGCCGTCGTGGTGGCCGAGACCTTCGAGGCGGCGCGCGAGGCAGCCAGCCGTCTGCGCATCGAGTACGAAACATCACCGGCGCGGCTCGATTTCGAGGAAGCGAAACAGCATGTCCACCCGCCGGAAAAAGTGCTTACGCAGGACACCGACACCCGGCGCGGCAACCTGCAGGCAGGCATGTTATCGGGCAGCACCAGCATCGACCTCAGCTACCGGACGCCGGTCGAGCACCACAACCCGATCGAGCCGCATGCGACGATCGCCGCCTGGGACGGCGATCACCTGACCCTGTACGACTCGACCCAGTACATGAAGGGCGTGCAGCGCACGGTGGCAAGTACACTCGGCATCGCGCCGGACAACGTGACCGTGCTGTGTCCGTATGTGGGCGGGGGCTTCGGCTGCAAGGGCTCGGTCTGGTCGCACGTGGTGCTGGCCGCGATGGCGGCGAAGATGGTGGATCGTCCCGTCAAGCTCGTGCTCGACCGCACACACATGTTCGGGCCGGTGGGCCAGCGCCCCGTCACCGACCAGCGCATGCGCCTGGCCGCGATGTCGGACGGGCGCCTCACCGCGAGTGCCCACGACACGATTGCCTACACCTCGATGATCGAGGACTGGATCGAACCCTGCGGCCTGATGACGCGCATGATGTACGCGAGTCCGAACCAGGAAACGACGCACCGCCTGGCGCGCATGCATCTCGGCACGCCGACCTTCATGCGCGCGCCGGGCGAGGCCTCCGGCTCATTCGCGCTGGAATCCTCCATGGACGAGCTGGCCTACGAACTCGGCATCGACCCGCTGCAACTGCGCCTGCAAAATTACACGGAGCGCGATCCCGGCAAGGATTTGCCCTTCTCCAGCAAATCGCTGCGCCAGTGCTATGACATCGGTGCCGAGCGCTTCGGCTGGAGCGGGCGCAATCCGCAACCGCGCTCGATGCGCGCAGGCGACAAGCTGGTTGGATGGGGCATGGCGACGGCGACTTATCCGACCAATCGCTCCAAGGGCAAGGCCTCGGCCACGCTGCATCCCGACGGCAAGGCCGTGTTCCGCTCCAGTACGCAAGACCTCGGCACCGGCACCTATACCGTCATGACGCAGATCGCCGCCGATGCGCTGGGCGTGCCGGTCGAGCGCGTCAGTTTCGAGCTGGGCAATTCGCAGCTGCCGGAAGCGCCGGTGTCCGGCGGCTCGACGACGGTGGCCAGCGTCGGGCCGGCGGTGCAGGCGGCAGGCCACGCCCTGCGTCTGAAACTGGTCGGGATTGCGCTGGGGGACGAGCGTTCCCCCCTGTTCGGCGCGCTGGCCGACGAGGTCGACGCCCGCGATGGCGAGCTGTTCCTGCGCGCCGATCCGTCGAAGCGGGAAACGATGGCGGCGATCGTGGCGCGCCAGGCGGGCGGTCCGGTCGAGGTGGAGGCCGGCGCCGATCCGGGGGACGCCAGCAAGCACTATTCGATGCATGCCTTCGGTGCGGTATTCGTCGAAGTGCATGTCGACGAACTGCTGGGAGAAGTGCGGGTGCCGCGCGTGGTCGGCGTGTATGGCGTCGGCAAGCTGATGAACGCGAAGACCGGCCACAGCCAGCTGATGGGCGGTATTGTCGGCGGCCTCGGCATGGCCCTGTTCGAGGAAACGGTGTTTGATGCGCGCAACGGGCGTGCCGTGAACGGCAACCTGGCCGAATACCATGTGCCGGTGAATGCCGACATCGGCCGCATCGAGGTCGAGGTGATGGAAGAAGACGATCCCCACGTCAACCCGCTCGGCGCGAAAGGGATCGGAGAGATCGGCATCACCGGCGTGGCCGCGGCGGTGGCGAATGCCGTGTTCCATGCGACCGGCAAGCGGATTCGCAGCTTGCCGATTACGCTGGATAAATTGTTGTAG
- a CDS encoding FAD binding domain-containing protein: MHSISYERARDVAHAIELGSMSGSKFIGGGTNLLDLYKSGVERPTRLVDVSRIALNAIEPLPDGGVRIGAMASNTAAANHPLVRGPYRVLSEAILNGASAQLRNMATVGGNLLQRTRCYYFTDPAFKQCNKREPGSGCAAIDGFNRIHAILGASPACIATHPSDMAVALVALDASVRLAGPGGERSVPVADFHRLPEDQPQFDTVIAPGELITAVDLPPAPFAARSHYLKVRDRASYAFALVSVAAALDLQDGVVCDLRLVLGGVAHKPWRAVEAEAALRGRALDEDGLTRAAAAAVAGARPFQHNAFKVELAQRAVLRALRTAGGLA; encoded by the coding sequence GTGCATTCGATTTCCTACGAACGGGCGCGCGACGTCGCCCATGCCATCGAACTGGGCAGTATGTCCGGCAGCAAATTCATCGGCGGCGGGACGAACCTGCTGGATTTGTATAAAAGCGGGGTCGAGCGGCCGACGCGCCTGGTCGACGTCAGCCGGATCGCGCTGAACGCGATTGAACCATTGCCCGACGGGGGTGTGCGTATCGGCGCGATGGCCAGCAACACGGCAGCCGCAAATCACCCGCTGGTGCGCGGACCCTACCGCGTGCTGTCGGAAGCGATCCTGAACGGCGCCTCCGCCCAGTTGCGCAACATGGCGACCGTCGGCGGCAACCTGCTGCAGCGCACGCGCTGCTATTACTTCACCGATCCGGCCTTTAAACAGTGCAACAAGCGCGAACCGGGCAGCGGCTGCGCGGCGATCGACGGTTTCAACCGCATCCACGCCATCCTCGGCGCCAGCCCGGCCTGCATCGCCACCCATCCGTCCGACATGGCGGTCGCGCTGGTGGCGCTGGACGCCAGCGTGCGCCTGGCCGGCCCCGGCGGCGAACGCAGCGTGCCGGTCGCCGATTTTCATCGGCTCCCGGAAGACCAGCCGCAGTTCGACACCGTGATCGCACCGGGCGAATTGATCACGGCGGTCGACCTGCCGCCTGCTCCCTTCGCCGCGCGTTCGCACTACCTGAAAGTGCGCGACCGCGCCAGTTATGCCTTTGCCCTGGTGTCGGTGGCGGCCGCCCTCGACCTGCAGGACGGCGTCGTGTGCGACCTGCGCCTTGTGCTGGGCGGCGTCGCCCATAAACCCTGGCGCGCCGTCGAGGCGGAAGCGGCGCTGCGCGGCCGGGCATTGGACGAGGACGGCCTGACACGCGCCGCCGCCGCCGCCGTGGCCGGCGCCCGGCCGTTTCAACATAATGCATTCAAGGTCGAGCTGGCGCAGCGCGCGGTCCTGCGGGCGCTGCGCACGGCGGGAGGACTCGCATGA
- a CDS encoding (2Fe-2S)-binding protein, with translation MADPIQTSENMPNDDPNLVAQQVAPPYVPAQPLTLRINGTEHQMMIEPRVSLLDALRERLALTGTKKGCDRGQCGACTVLVDGQRINSCLTLAVMHDGREITTVEGLAQDGAPHPVQAAFMEHDGFQCGYCTPGQICSTVALLREIAEGQASSVTRGERPASLDVDEIRERMSGNLCRCGAYQNIVAAIQTAAADVNGN, from the coding sequence ATGGCTGATCCTATCCAGACGAGCGAGAACATGCCGAACGACGACCCGAACCTCGTGGCGCAGCAGGTGGCGCCCCCATACGTGCCGGCCCAGCCGCTGACGCTGCGCATCAACGGCACCGAACACCAGATGATGATCGAACCGCGCGTCAGCCTGCTCGACGCCCTGCGCGAGCGGCTCGCCCTGACCGGCACCAAGAAGGGCTGCGACCGCGGCCAATGCGGCGCCTGCACCGTGCTGGTCGACGGCCAGCGCATCAATTCCTGCCTGACCCTGGCCGTGATGCACGACGGCCGCGAGATCACGACCGTGGAAGGCCTCGCCCAGGACGGCGCGCCGCATCCGGTGCAGGCCGCCTTCATGGAGCACGACGGCTTTCAATGCGGCTATTGCACGCCCGGCCAGATCTGCTCGACCGTCGCCCTGCTGCGCGAAATCGCCGAAGGGCAAGCGAGCAGCGTGACGCGCGGCGAACGGCCGGCCAGCCTGGACGTCGACGAGATCCGCGAGCGCATGAGCGGCAACCTGTGCCGTTGCGGTGCCTACCAGAACATCGTGGCGGCGATCCAGACCGCCGCCGCCGACGTTAACGGTAACTAA
- a CDS encoding phosphatase PAP2 family protein yields MFDYLNQSLFALFNAAPGLSGWRLHGAIFAAEWVIMVVPVGLVLMWANGAPGQREAAVRALLAAVIALTISKLIGLMWFHPRPFMAGIGHSFLHHAPDSSFPSDHATSMFSVALALMLSQLREVRRFGLALLALGVVVAWARVFLGVHWPLDMIAAFVVSAFAALLADTRAGQALAAALVAMMQTIYRRVLAAPIARGWLRP; encoded by the coding sequence ATGTTCGACTATCTCAACCAGTCCCTGTTTGCCCTGTTCAATGCCGCACCCGGCCTGTCGGGCTGGCGCCTGCACGGGGCGATCTTCGCCGCCGAATGGGTGATCATGGTCGTGCCTGTTGGCCTGGTGCTGATGTGGGCCAATGGCGCGCCGGGCCAGCGCGAAGCGGCCGTGCGCGCCCTGCTGGCGGCGGTAATTGCGCTGACGATCAGCAAACTCATCGGCCTGATGTGGTTCCATCCGCGGCCCTTCATGGCCGGAATCGGACACAGCTTCCTGCACCATGCGCCGGACAGTTCCTTCCCGAGCGACCACGCGACCAGCATGTTCTCGGTGGCCCTGGCATTGATGCTGAGCCAGCTGCGCGAAGTGCGCCGTTTCGGCCTGGCCCTGCTGGCGCTGGGCGTGGTCGTGGCCTGGGCGCGCGTCTTCCTCGGTGTGCACTGGCCGCTGGACATGATTGCCGCCTTCGTGGTGTCGGCCTTCGCCGCCCTCCTTGCCGACACCCGCGCCGGACAGGCCCTTGCGGCTGCGCTGGTAGCGATGATGCAGACGATCTATCGCAGGGTACTGGCTGCCCCGATAGCGCGCGGCTGGCTGCGCCCGTAG